A part of Palaemon carinicauda isolate YSFRI2023 chromosome 8, ASM3689809v2, whole genome shotgun sequence genomic DNA contains:
- the LOC137645004 gene encoding uncharacterized protein, with the protein MMKYLILLTSALLGAANPQLPFGDSPASSGSGYSYDSPNLNTASSNFNRVVANRNPVGSLADSIPGGGVPGQDYPILASVPNTGFTCTSQQFPGYYADTQSGCQAFHICQFDGRQDSFLCPNGSIFNQQYFVCDWWFNVDCAASQQFISLNADIGKVPAGNLVGSASNISPSTSYGVPSASNGFGQVSAASNSFNQVSAASNSFSQVSAASNTFNQVSAASNSFGQVAAPSQSYGAPN; encoded by the exons ATGATGAAATACTTGATCCTCCTAACCTCAG cTTTGCTCGGGGCTGCCAACCCACAGCTGCCTTTCGGTGATTCTCCAGCATCCTCCGGTTCTGGCTATTCCTACGACAGCCCTAACCTCAACACTGCTTCCTCCAACTTCAACAGAGTTGTGGCAAATAGGAACCCCGTCGGTTCTCTGGCAGACAGCATCCCAGGCGGTGGAGTCCCAGGTCAGGATTACCCAATCTTAGCCTCAGTGCCCAATACTGGCTTCACCTGCACAAGTCAACAATTCCCAGGATATTACGCTGACACCCAAAGTGGCTGCCAAGCCTTCCACATCTGCCAGTTCGACGGCCGCCAGGActccttcctctgccccaacggCAGTATCTTTAACCAGCAGTACTTCGTCTGTGACTGGTGGTTCAATGTGGACTGTGCCGCCAGTCAGCAGTTCATCAGCCTCAATGCTGATATTGGCAAAGTCCCTGCTGGCAACTTGGTAGGATCTGCCTCTAACATTTCTCCTTCCACCTCTTACGGAGTACCTTCAGCTTCCAATGGCTTCGGCCAAGTATCTGCCGCTTCTAATTCCTTCAATCAAGTATCTGCTGCTTCTAATTCCTTCAGTCAAGTATCTGCTGCTTCTAATACCTTCAATCAAGTATCTGCTGCTTCTAATTCATTCGGACAAGTAGCTGCCCCTTCCCAAAGCTACGGAGCTCCCAACTAA